Proteins encoded in a region of the Macaca mulatta isolate MMU2019108-1 chromosome X, T2T-MMU8v2.0, whole genome shotgun sequence genome:
- the DCAF8L2 gene encoding DDB1- and CUL4-associated factor 8-like protein 2 has product MSHQEGSTDGLPDLGTESLFSSPEEQSGAVAATEDSSDIDIATSEQSVTMTGDDSDTRDGGFPNDVGTENRSSDRESASEDIELDSMEDFEHFLMSGESLFHYPLVGEEETEREEEEEEIQEEGREEAEGGEEAEEEEEEEEQPRAGPQCSGANHEQYLLEEDRALEEWVSSETSALPLPRWQVVTALHQRQLGSRPRFVYEACGARAFVQRFRLQYRLADHVGCVNTVHFNQRGTRLASSGDDLKVIVWDWVRQRPVLNFESGHTNNVFQAKFLPNCGDSTLAMCARDGQVRVAELINASYFENTKCVAQHRGPAHKLALVPDSPSKFLTSGEDAVVFTIDLRQDRPASKVVVTREKDKKVGLYTITVNPANTYQFAVGGQDQFVRIYDQRRIDEKENNGVLKKFTPHHLVNCVFPTNITCVVYSYDGTELLASYNDEDIYLFDSSHSDGAQYTKRFKGHRNNTTVKGVNFYGPRSEFVVSGSDCGHIFFWEKSSCQIIQFLKGNREGTINCLEPHPYLPVLATSGLDHNVKIWTPTAKAATELTGLKKVIKKNKWERDEDSLHHASLFDQYMLWFLMRHLTQRGHHRGWRSGEAEFPDEESDESSSTSETSEEEGQDRVQCMPS; this is encoded by the coding sequence ATGTCCCACCAAGAGGGAAGCACAGATGGCTTACCAGACTTAGGGACTGAAAGCCTGTTCAGCAGCCCAGAGGAGCAGTCTGGAGCAGTGGCGGCGACAGAGGACTCCTCAGACATTGACATAGCGACCTCAGAGCAGAGTGTGACAATGACCGGAGATGACAGTGATACCAGGGATGGTGGATTCCCCAATGATGTCGGCACAGAAAATCGAAGCTCAGACCGAGAAAGTGCAAGTGAAGACATCGAACTTGACAGCATGGAGGACTTTGAGCATTTCCTCATGAGTGGTGAAAGTTTATTCCATTACCCTTTGGTGGgagaggaggagacagaaagggaggaggaagaagaggagatacaggaggagggaagggaagaggcggagggaggggaggaggcggaggaggaggaggaggaagaagaacagCCTCGGGCGGGTCCACAATGCAGTGGTGCCAACCATGAGCAGTACTTGTTAGAGGAGGATCGGGCGCTGGAGGAGTGGGTTTCCTCAGAGACATCTGCCCTGCCCCTACCTCGCTGGCAGGTCGTTACTGCTCTTCACCAGCGGCAGCTGGGTTCACGTCCCCGCTTTGTATATGAGGCCTGTGGGGCAAGAGCCTTTGTGCAGCGTTTCCGCCTGCAATATCGTCTTGCAGACCATGTCGGTTGTGTCAATACTGTACACTTTAACCAGCGTGGCACCCGGCTGGCCAGTAGCGGTGATGATCTAAAGGTGATAGTGTGGGACTGGGTACGGCAGAGGCCAGTACTCAACTTTGAAAGTGGTCACACAAATAATGTCTTCCAGGCCAAATTCCTTCCTAATTGTGGTGATTCCACCCTGGCCATGTGTGCCCGTGATGGGCAGGTACGGGTAGCAGAACTAATTAATGCATCATATTTCGAGAATACTAAGTGTGTGGCCCAGCACAGGGGACCTGCCCACAAGTTGGCTCTGGTGCCTGACTCTCCTTCTAAGTTCCTCACTTCAGGTGAAGATGCTGTTGTCTTCACCATTGACCTCAGACAAGACCGGCCAGCTTCAAAAGTTGTGGTAACAAGAGAAAAGGATAAGAAAGTGGGACTATATACAATTACTGTGAATCCCGCCAATACCTACCAATTTGCAGTGGGCGGACAAGATCAGTTTGTAAGAATTTATGACCAGAGGAGAAttgatgagaaagaaaacaatggagTGCTCAAGAAATTCACTCCTCATCATCTGGTTAATTGTGTTTTCCCAACAAACATCACCTGTGTTGTGTACAGTTACGATGGCACAGAGCTTCTGGCCAGCTACAATGATGAAGATATTTACCTCTTCGACTCCTCTCACAGTGATGGTGCTCAATACACTAAGAGATTTAAGGGGcacagaaataataccacagtCAAAGGTGTTAATTTCTATGGCCCCAGGAGTGAGTTTGTAGTGAGCGGTAGTGATTGCGGGCATATCTTCTTCTGGGAGAAATCATCCTGCCAGATCATCCAGTTCCTAAAGGGGAACAGAGAAGGTACAATAAACTGTCTTGAACCCCACCCTTACCTACCTGTGCTGGCGACCAGTGGCCTAGATCATAATGTGAAGATCTGGACACCCACAGCTAAAGCTGCCACTGAGCTTACTGGATTAAAGAAGGTGATTAAGAAGAACAAGTGGGAACGAGATGAAGATAGCTTGCACCATGCCAGCCTGTTTGACCAGTACATGCTTTGGTTCCTCATGCGTCACCTGACACAGAGAGGTCATCACCGGGGCTGGAGAAGTGGTGAAGCCGAATTTCCAGATGAAGAATCGGATGAGTCTTCCAGCACCTCAGAGACATCCGAGGAGGAGGGCCAAGACCGAGTGCAGTGCATGCCATCCTGA